In one Chlamydia sp. BM-2023 genomic region, the following are encoded:
- a CDS encoding polymorphic outer membrane protein middle domain-containing protein produces MQAKSSMVSRSFLFITLLSISGMPAYASLNVINYSNAYEQLLCPEIFITNLEEQNTLQGSLRSTSPLTIANYASIVCSQQNTNDSGGVINVESLTLQKNTGEVKFTFNRALIEGGVIRTTGNCTIIDNSANQYFVSNQAIQATTAQQNYGGVISSGNNLSIANNRGVICFAYNSAKNKGGAISATQNVSITGNSAPLLLINNLSLHAEASAVAQGGAIYCSNCEFSGNSAPIYLVSNISPAGGACYVGETFTITENSDVIVFANNSSLAELTPTTKTSSAGGAIFCTTLNIENNPAPVCFNNNVAHLYGGAIKCTNLSVKNSGPIQFTHNQSIDGGAIFIDANGACTISADHSDIVFENNYAKTNNADLLYRNSLLCSEQITLKLGAKKNRCLQFYDPIEVVKEATSIVFNPESDQIGTVLFSSNSVPEALTEERNFFSYIRNPLTIQNGVIAVEDRAGIAAYQMTQTSGSILRLGNKAVIATATKHDTTTGNTTTPGASTGSQLTINQLALNLPSIIQKGAEAPKIWIYPKATTTGSPATVTYAEDTDPDITISGPLLLLDSDNNDPFDSLDLSGGITKVPFLYLCDNENKKITITSLNIEAINDAVHYGYQGIWSPYWEEYTTAGGSTLDTANKSHRILYADWTPTGYIANPKFKTPLVANALWQTFYTTMLGLQTLPSINLENSESAFEFKGEGLGITVHQRTKNQVHGFRMESIGYAVGTSSGTRKNQKLAFAFSQNFSHLKEKLSDNKLASKNYFGGMQVHFPLFNEMILTSGSLAYSYGDHKVKNFYKEDEKASEGSFYSYSFAATLNCTLPMFSIGNELTLAPFVEAIAFRAKISSFEETGDFIRKFSSLRPLRTLTTPVGLAMQWSQDSNVPSIWKLKLAYQPMVHKQYPKILTTLMASNGMWTSYGSPLTRHAFATTLSNETWLFHNLKLFLNYHGEISSSTFSNYLKAGSSLHF; encoded by the coding sequence ATGCAAGCAAAGTCCTCAATGGTTTCCAGATCTTTTCTTTTTATAACCCTACTGTCTATATCAGGAATGCCTGCATATGCCTCTTTAAACGTAATTAATTATAGTAATGCATATGAACAACTCCTATGCCCTGAAATTTTCATAACAAATCTTGAAGAACAAAATACCTTACAAGGTTCTCTACGCTCTACATCTCCTCTAACAATTGCAAACTACGCTAGTATTGTCTGCTCTCAGCAAAATACAAACGATAGTGGAGGAGTTATTAATGTAGAGTCCCTAACTCTCCAAAAAAATACTGGAGAAGTAAAATTCACATTTAACCGAGCCCTGATTGAAGGTGGAGTGATACGTACTACAGGTAATTGTACTATTATTGATAACTCTGCGAATCAATACTTCGTTAGCAATCAAGCTATACAAGCTACCACAGCTCAACAAAATTACGGAGGGGTTATCTCTTCTGGGAATAATCTTTCTATCGCCAATAATCGTGGCGTGATTTGTTTCGCTTATAACTCTGCAAAAAATAAAGGCGGGGCAATTTCAGCAACCCAAAATGTAAGCATAACAGGAAACTCCGCTCCCCTATTGCTAATCAATAATCTCTCTCTCCATGCAGAAGCATCAGCTGTCGCACAGGGAGGAGCTATCTATTGCAGTAACTGTGAATTTTCAGGAAACTCCGCACCTATCTATCTCGTTTCTAACATTTCCCCTGCTGGAGGAGCGTGTTATGTAGGAGAGACTTTTACAATTACCGAAAACTCTGATGTTATTGTTTTTGCCAACAATTCAAGCTTAGCAGAACTTACTCCTACAACTAAGACATCCTCCGCAGGAGGGGCTATCTTTTGCACAACGCTAAACATAGAAAATAATCCTGCTCCTGTATGCTTCAATAACAATGTTGCTCATCTTTATGGCGGCGCCATAAAGTGTACCAATCTCTCCGTTAAAAATAGTGGTCCTATACAATTTACACATAATCAAAGTATAGATGGCGGTGCTATATTTATTGATGCTAACGGCGCGTGCACAATATCTGCTGACCATAGCGACATTGTTTTCGAAAACAATTATGCAAAGACAAACAATGCTGATCTCCTCTACAGAAACTCTCTACTTTGTTCTGAACAAATTACCCTAAAACTCGGGGCAAAGAAAAATCGCTGTTTACAATTTTATGATCCTATTGAAGTAGTTAAAGAAGCTACCTCTATAGTCTTTAACCCTGAATCCGATCAGATAGGCACGGTATTATTCTCATCGAATTCCGTCCCCGAAGCGCTTACAGAAGAACGTAATTTCTTCTCATACATAAGAAATCCCCTAACCATTCAAAATGGCGTTATTGCTGTCGAGGATCGTGCAGGAATTGCTGCGTATCAGATGACGCAAACTTCAGGATCCATATTACGCTTAGGCAACAAAGCTGTTATTGCAACAGCTACAAAACATGACACTACGACAGGGAACACAACCACTCCTGGCGCATCTACAGGATCACAGCTTACTATTAACCAGCTTGCTTTAAACCTTCCTTCGATTATCCAAAAGGGGGCTGAAGCTCCAAAAATCTGGATCTATCCGAAAGCAACCACAACAGGCTCTCCGGCTACCGTAACATACGCTGAAGACACAGATCCTGATATTACTATTTCTGGGCCTCTACTTTTACTCGACTCTGATAATAATGATCCTTTTGATTCCCTAGATCTTTCAGGAGGAATCACGAAAGTTCCTTTCCTATACCTTTGTGACAATGAAAATAAAAAAATCACAATAACAAGTTTAAACATCGAAGCTATCAATGATGCTGTTCACTATGGCTATCAAGGAATATGGTCTCCCTATTGGGAAGAATACACCACAGCGGGAGGAAGCACTCTAGACACTGCGAATAAGTCCCATCGCATTCTCTATGCTGACTGGACACCCACAGGATACATCGCTAATCCGAAATTTAAGACTCCTTTAGTTGCTAATGCTCTTTGGCAAACTTTCTATACTACAATGTTAGGACTGCAGACTCTCCCCTCAATAAATCTAGAAAACTCAGAATCGGCTTTTGAATTTAAAGGTGAAGGATTAGGAATTACCGTACATCAGAGAACAAAAAATCAAGTTCATGGATTCCGCATGGAATCCATAGGATATGCCGTAGGGACATCCTCAGGAACTAGGAAAAATCAAAAGCTAGCTTTTGCTTTTTCTCAAAACTTTTCACATCTGAAAGAAAAGCTCTCCGATAACAAACTTGCCTCTAAGAATTACTTCGGAGGAATGCAAGTTCATTTCCCTCTATTTAATGAAATGATTCTCACTTCAGGATCATTAGCTTATAGCTATGGAGATCACAAAGTTAAAAACTTTTATAAAGAGGATGAGAAGGCGTCTGAAGGCTCTTTTTATAGTTACAGCTTCGCAGCAACTCTAAACTGTACTCTCCCGATGTTTTCTATAGGAAATGAGCTTACGTTAGCTCCATTTGTAGAAGCTATAGCTTTTAGAGCTAAAATCTCCTCTTTCGAAGAAACCGGAGATTTTATAAGGAAGTTTTCTTCTTTACGGCCCTTACGTACTCTTACAACTCCTGTAGGACTAGCCATGCAATGGAGCCAAGATAGCAACGTACCATCTATCTGGAAGTTAAAACTTGCTTATCAACCTATGGTTCATAAGCAATACCCAAAGATTCTAACCACACTGATGGCGAGTAATGGAATGTGGACCTCTTACGGAAGTCCCCTTACGCGTCACGCATTTGCTACAACTCTCAGTAATGAAACCTGGTTATTTCACAATCTAAAACTCTTCCTGAATTATCATGGAGAAATATCTTCTTCGACATTTTCAAATTACTTAAAAGCAGGGAGTTCACTACACTTTTAA